The segment GTTTGCATCAATTAATTGCTATAGATAAAGCAATTATAGACCAAGAATTGAGTTGTGTAACGTCAGAAACACCTTATTTTATTAAAGAGTCTATTCATCGACATAAAGATGGTTCTTTGATTAGTGTCTCGGGGAAAATTAATCGAACAACCTATCAAGGACAAGAAATTTTTTGTTTAGTTATTAGAGATATTCGCGATCGCAAACAAGCTGAAGAACAACTACAATATCAAGCATTGCATGATCCCTTAACCAATCTACCTAACCGAGAATCCTTTAATCAAAAATTAGTCTTAGCCTTAGATCATGCTCAACGTTATCAACATCTGATGGCAGTCATGTTTGTTGATATTGATTCCTTTACTAATATTAATAATACATTGGGTCCTTCTATCGGCGATCGCCTCTTAGACAGTTTTGGTAAACGTCTTTCCTCTTGTGTCAGAACAGGAGATACGGTAGCGCGTTGGGGAAGTGATGAATTTGTCTTACTGCTTCCCCAAATTAAAAATACAGAAGATACGGTTAAATTAGCCCAACGGATTTTTGATAACCTCCAGGTTCCTTTTATTTTAGATGACCATCGACTTCCTGTTAAATGTAGTATTGGCATTGCGGTTTATCCTCAAGACGGAGAAGCAGGAGAAACCCTCCTGAAAAATGCCGGAACAGCCCTCGGACGTACCAAAGAACAAGGACGCAATCATTATCAATTTTATAATCCTAATTTAAGTTCTGAGGCTGCTTTATTATTACGGTTAGAAAGTCTCCTTCATCAAGGATTAGAAAAGAAACAATTTTTCTTACATTATCAACCTCAAATTAATCTGAAAACTAAGAAAGTCGTGGGAATGGAAGCCTTATTACGGTGGGAACATCCCTCTTTAGGCATAATTAACCCGCAAAAATTCATTCCCTTAGCGGAAAAAACCGATCTCATTTTACATTTAGGCAAATGGGTTTTACAAACCGCTTGTGAACAAAATATCTCTTGGCAAAAAGATGGTTTACCCCCCATTTCTATAGGAGTCAATTTATCAGCAAGAGAGGTACAACAACCTAATTTAGCTGAAGTGGTTGCGAGGGTTTTAAATGATACCGGACTTGATCCCCAGTGGTTAGAATTAGAACTGACAGAAATGTCATTACGACAGCACTTAACCCAAGCGCGAAAAAGCTTACGAGATCTCAAAAATCTAGGGGTTCGTATCGCCTTAGATGACTTTGGGACAGGGTTTTCTTCTTTGGGTTATTTGCAACAATTTTCCTTTCGGACATTAAAACTTCATCAAGCGTTCATTCGAGATCTTCGGGGAACTTCTGAAGAATTGGGAATTATTTCTGCTGCATTAGCCATTAGTAAAGGGTTCAATATGCGTATTGTTGCTGAAGGGGTAGAAACAGAAGAACAACTGAAAATTTTATCCAATTTAAACTGCGAAGAAATTCAAGGCTATTGCTTTAGTCGTCCCCTTCCAGTTAAGGAAGCAACCGTATTTTTACAAAATGCAGCTAGAGGTTCTTTATGAAGTCATAAGTCAGGTGAGATTCTTCGCTGCTCTATCCGCTATACTCGATATTATACAGATTTAGCCTTTTGGTGGTATGAACCAGAAAATCCGCCACTTTTTAAGTCTTTTCGTCATCGCTATAGGTTGTCTGGTGTTACTGGGATGGCAAATAGACAATCCTCTACTCAAAAGTGGATTTCCCGGCAGTCCCTCGACCATGAAAGCCAATACAGCCTTATGTTTTATTTTGGCTGGTCTCTCTTTAAGACTCCTCCAATCTCCACGAATCACGAAACTACGCCATCAAATAGCCCAAGGAACCGCGTTATTGGTTTTGATCATTGGATTATTAACCTTGATTCAATATGGTTTTAATTGGAATTTAGGGATAGACCAATGGTTATTTCAAGATGTTACGTCTTTAGTGAATCCTTATCCTGGCAGAATGGGAGTCAATACAGCACTCAATTTTGTCTTGATGGGAATGGCTTTGTTATGGTTGGGGAAAAACACCACCCAAAGCATTTGGTTAGCTCATATTTTCAGTAGTATAGCAGCAATTATTTCCCTTTTGTCCTTATTTGGACATCTTTTTAGTGTTACTGTTCTGGCTACACTGATAATATTTAGCACCACTCAGGCACTACACACAGCCCTCACTTTTCTAATTCTCTATAGTGGATTGCTATTAACAACTCCAGAACAAGGACTGATGGAAGTCCTTACCAGTCCCTTAATAGGTGGAGTGGTTTCCCGTTGGTTGATCCCTTGGGCGATCATCTTTCCCCTAGTTTTGGATAGGTTAGCATTGCAAGGGTTTTATTTAGGTTGGTATGACTTAAAAGCGGCCTATGGAATACAAGCAACGTTTACGATTGTTTCGTTTTTACTGATGATTTGGTGGGCAGCTTATTTACTCAATAAAATTGAACGCGATCGCACTTCCACTAACACTGCCCTTAAACAAACTCAATATCAATTTCAACAAGCAATAGAAGCCGCTAATTTAGGCACATGGCAATGGAATCTTTTAAATAACAATGTGATTCTATCTCCTCAAGCTGAAACGCTTTTAGGATTACAAAACTGCCGTTTTGAAGGCACTAATGAAGCATTTTTTGACTTATTGTCTAGAGATGATCGAGAACCTTTAATCAATTCACTCCAAGTTTCGATCTTAAACGCTTCTGAGTGGCAACTGGATCATCAAATTAATGACCGTTGGGTTAGTTTAATGGGTAAATGTCTCTACGATGAAAGCGGACAAGCAATACAAATGATAGGCAT is part of the Rippkaea orientalis PCC 8801 genome and harbors:
- a CDS encoding EAL domain-containing protein; translation: MSNASEVRHVLIISDSKSRRIVPLTESTYSIGRDPNTNILLYDRQVSRHHATILQVTNDQGEQPLYRIIDGDLQGKRSTNGITINGKNCLSHDLKSGDEIRFGSKCYANYHIIINSEDLDSLKEEECQSDTLVKSDSLDLSLFKTSMNQTDEEIKPDFLEIGQKNSNKIALEENYLESPDDLASLTQGNPNPIIEINFEGEITYLNISARVKFPTLQQDLSKHPILEGLIVGSSTQKGTSFVREIQIEHAFFEQHIHYLEDKKAIRLYLFDITKYKTREAKLTTGKDRYRLFVEQATEGILLVNCETQYIIEANQAYCHLLGYTTAEIIGLSLHQLIAIDKAIIDQELSCVTSETPYFIKESIHRHKDGSLISVSGKINRTTYQGQEIFCLVIRDIRDRKQAEEQLQYQALHDPLTNLPNRESFNQKLVLALDHAQRYQHLMAVMFVDIDSFTNINNTLGPSIGDRLLDSFGKRLSSCVRTGDTVARWGSDEFVLLLPQIKNTEDTVKLAQRIFDNLQVPFILDDHRLPVKCSIGIAVYPQDGEAGETLLKNAGTALGRTKEQGRNHYQFYNPNLSSEAALLLRLESLLHQGLEKKQFFLHYQPQINLKTKKVVGMEALLRWEHPSLGIINPQKFIPLAEKTDLILHLGKWVLQTACEQNISWQKDGLPPISIGVNLSAREVQQPNLAEVVARVLNDTGLDPQWLELELTEMSLRQHLTQARKSLRDLKNLGVRIALDDFGTGFSSLGYLQQFSFRTLKLHQAFIRDLRGTSEELGIISAALAISKGFNMRIVAEGVETEEQLKILSNLNCEEIQGYCFSRPLPVKEATVFLQNAARGSL